One genomic window of Tribolium castaneum strain GA2 chromosome 10, icTriCast1.1, whole genome shotgun sequence includes the following:
- the LOC656239 gene encoding very long-chain-fatty-acid--CoA ligase bubblegum isoform X3, translated as MCANDRIMASEFQNGPDQILPAEDSTTTSPDVPVRLRIPETGKAIETTPPVSIPGLLKRTATDFPDHPALAYKAEGKWNKITYKEYYELVRTCAKAFIKLGLERHHAVCILGFNSPEWFISDLAAIFAGGIAVGIYTTNSSEACFHCANHSRANIIVVQDQKQLEKILAIKSRLPHLKAIIQYEGTPTSADVISWEDLLIIGRDQEDEDLERVLKTIGVNECCTLVYTSGTVGKPKAVMLSHDNLTWDALSICERLDVKKGEEVIVSYLPLSHVAAQVTDIYIAMMYAVCIYFADANALKGSLINTLQEAQPTKFLGVPRVWEKMHEKMMQVAAQNGRVKKSLASWAKSQALHYHLNRIKGVNGSGWGYCLASSLIFKKVKQALGLSRCTLFVSAAAPLAADIKRYFLSIDMPIMEAFGMSEASGAHTMCNMGSFGLETIGMALPGMKTKILNPEDGQGEICMNGRHVFMGYLGDREKTDEAIDSEGWLHSGDLGRIDENNFIYITGRLKELIITAGGENIPPVPIEQLVKSELPHVSNVFLVGDKRKFLSVLLTFKTDVDSDTARPLDTLLPSVQDWLKSLGCPAKTVTEVLEAGPHPKLLEALKESIDRVNQQAVSNAQRIQKLSILPVDFSVATGELGPTMKVKRNVVAAKYADIIEKMYA; from the exons AT GTGCGCTAATGACCGCATAATGGCCAGCGAATTTCAAAACG GTCCAGACCAAATCTTACCAGCGGAAGACTCCACCACAACCAGTCCAGATGTCCCCGTGCGTCTCCGCATCCCGGAAACTGGAAAAGCGATTGAAACCACTCCTCCGGTCTCAATCCCCGGACTTCTCAAACGCACCGCTACCGACTTTCCCGACCATCCTGCACTAGCATACAAGGCCGAGGGAAAATGGAACAAGATAACATACAA GGAATACTACGAGCTAGTGCGAACCTGTGCTAAAGCTTTCATCAAGCTGGGCTTAGAAAGACACCATGCCGTCTGCATCCTGGGCTTTAATAGCCCGGAGTGGTTCATTTCAGATCTTGCCGCAATTTTCGCAGG GGGAATAGCTGTGGGGATTTATACAACGAATTCGAGCGAAGCGTGCTTTCATTGCGCGAATCACAGTCGAGCGAATATTATTGTCGTACAGGACCAAAAACAACtcgaaaaaattcttgcaATAAAATCGCGATTACCGCACCTGAAAGCCATCATTCAATACGAGGGCACTCCCACAAGTGCCGATGTTATCAGC TGGGAAGATTTATTAATAATCGGGAGAGATCAGGAGGACGAAGATCTGGAAAGAGTCCTTAAAACTATTGGAGTTAACGAATGCTGCACTCTCGTCTATACG TCTGGCACCGTGGGTAAGCCCAAAGCCGTGATGCTAAGTCACGATAACTTAACATGGGACGCGCTGTCGATCTGTGAGCGTCTGGACGTGAAAAAGGGCGAAGAAGTGATTGTTAGTTACCTCCCTTTGAGCCATGTGGCGGCCCAAGTCACCGATATTTACATAGCAATGATGTATGCAGTTTGTATTTACTTCGCCGACGCGAATGCTCTTAAAGGCTCGCTGATAAACACTTTGCAAGAAGCCCAGCCGACGAAATTCCTGGGTGTTCCGCGAGTCTGGGAAAAAATGCACGAAAAAATGATGCAAGTCGCCGCGCAAAATGGTCGAGTTAAGAAGAGTTTGGCTTCGTGGGCCAAAAGCCAGGCTTTACACTACCACCTTAACCGAATTAAAGG GGTCAATGGGAGCGGTTGGGGTTATTGTCTAGCCAGTTCTCTCATTTTTAAGAAAGTTAAACAAGCCCTGGGCTTGAGTCGGTGCACGTTGTTTGTCTCAGCGGCTGCACCTCTCGCTGCCGACATCAAGCGATATTTTCTGAGCATCGATATGCCAATCATGGAGGCTTTTGGCATGTCGGAGGCGAGTGGGGCACACACCATGTGCAATATGGGGTCGTTCGGGCTGGAAACGATAGGAATGGCACTCCCGGGGATGAagaccaaaattttgaaccCCGAAGACGGGCAAGGGGAGATCTGTATGAACGGACGCCATGTCTTCATGGGGTACTTGGGCGATAGGGAGAAGACAGACGAGGCTATCGACTCTGAGGGGTGGTTGCATTCGGGGGATTTGGGCCGAATTgacgaaaacaattttatttatattacgGGGCGTTTGAAGGAACTTATCATTACAGCAGGGGGTGAAAATATACCACCAGTGCCCATCGAACAGCTGGTCAAATCGGAGTTGCCCCACGTCAGTAACGTGTTTCTTGTTGGGGATAAACGAAAATTTCTGTCGGTTTTATTGACTTTCAAAACCGACGTTGATTCCGACACTGCTAGGCCTTTGGATACCTTGCTACCCTCCGTTCAAGATTGGTTAAAAAGTTTAGGGTGCCCGGCTAAGACCGTCACTGAGGTTCTTGAAGCGGGGCCCCATCCCAAACTGTTGGAAGCGCTCAAAGAAAGTATTGATCGGGTTAACCAACAAGCCGTTTCCAACGCCCAAAGAATACAGAAGTTGTCGATACTTCCAGTCGATTTTTCGGTAGCTACAGGGGAATTAG GACCGACAATGAAAGTCAAGAGGAACGTCGTGGCCGCGAAATATGCAgacataattgaaaaaatgtatgCCTAA
- the LOC656239 gene encoding very long-chain-fatty-acid--CoA ligase bubblegum isoform X1, whose product MCANDRIMASEFQNGPDQILPAEDSTTTSPDVPVRLRIPETGKAIETTPPVSIPGLLKRTATDFPDHPALAYKAEGKWNKITYKEYYELVRTCAKAFIKLGLERHHAVCILGFNSPEWFISDLAAIFAGGIAVGIYTTNSSEACFHCANHSRANIIVVQDQKQLEKILAIKSRLPHLKAIIQYEGTPTSADVISWEDLLIIGRDQEDEDLERVLKTIGVNECCTLVYTSGTVGKPKAVMLSHDNLTWDALSICERLDVKKGEEVIVSYLPLSHVAAQVTDIYIAMMYAVCIYFADANALKGSLINTLQEAQPTKFLGVPRVWEKMHEKMMQVAAQNGRVKKSLASWAKSQALHYHLNRIKGYVGTNSTISPMLGFRVNGSGWGYCLASSLIFKKVKQALGLSRCTLFVSAAAPLAADIKRYFLSIDMPIMEAFGMSEASGAHTMCNMGSFGLETIGMALPGMKTKILNPEDGQGEICMNGRHVFMGYLGDREKTDEAIDSEGWLHSGDLGRIDENNFIYITGRLKELIITAGGENIPPVPIEQLVKSELPHVSNVFLVGDKRKFLSVLLTFKTDVDSDTARPLDTLLPSVQDWLKSLGCPAKTVTEVLEAGPHPKLLEALKESIDRVNQQAVSNAQRIQKLSILPVDFSVATGELGPTMKVKRNVVAAKYADIIEKMYA is encoded by the exons AT GTGCGCTAATGACCGCATAATGGCCAGCGAATTTCAAAACG GTCCAGACCAAATCTTACCAGCGGAAGACTCCACCACAACCAGTCCAGATGTCCCCGTGCGTCTCCGCATCCCGGAAACTGGAAAAGCGATTGAAACCACTCCTCCGGTCTCAATCCCCGGACTTCTCAAACGCACCGCTACCGACTTTCCCGACCATCCTGCACTAGCATACAAGGCCGAGGGAAAATGGAACAAGATAACATACAA GGAATACTACGAGCTAGTGCGAACCTGTGCTAAAGCTTTCATCAAGCTGGGCTTAGAAAGACACCATGCCGTCTGCATCCTGGGCTTTAATAGCCCGGAGTGGTTCATTTCAGATCTTGCCGCAATTTTCGCAGG GGGAATAGCTGTGGGGATTTATACAACGAATTCGAGCGAAGCGTGCTTTCATTGCGCGAATCACAGTCGAGCGAATATTATTGTCGTACAGGACCAAAAACAACtcgaaaaaattcttgcaATAAAATCGCGATTACCGCACCTGAAAGCCATCATTCAATACGAGGGCACTCCCACAAGTGCCGATGTTATCAGC TGGGAAGATTTATTAATAATCGGGAGAGATCAGGAGGACGAAGATCTGGAAAGAGTCCTTAAAACTATTGGAGTTAACGAATGCTGCACTCTCGTCTATACG TCTGGCACCGTGGGTAAGCCCAAAGCCGTGATGCTAAGTCACGATAACTTAACATGGGACGCGCTGTCGATCTGTGAGCGTCTGGACGTGAAAAAGGGCGAAGAAGTGATTGTTAGTTACCTCCCTTTGAGCCATGTGGCGGCCCAAGTCACCGATATTTACATAGCAATGATGTATGCAGTTTGTATTTACTTCGCCGACGCGAATGCTCTTAAAGGCTCGCTGATAAACACTTTGCAAGAAGCCCAGCCGACGAAATTCCTGGGTGTTCCGCGAGTCTGGGAAAAAATGCACGAAAAAATGATGCAAGTCGCCGCGCAAAATGGTCGAGTTAAGAAGAGTTTGGCTTCGTGGGCCAAAAGCCAGGCTTTACACTACCACCTTAACCGAATTAAAGGGTACGTTGGGACTAACTCAACCATTTCCCCAATGCTGGGTTTTAGGGTCAATGGGAGCGGTTGGGGTTATTGTCTAGCCAGTTCTCTCATTTTTAAGAAAGTTAAACAAGCCCTGGGCTTGAGTCGGTGCACGTTGTTTGTCTCAGCGGCTGCACCTCTCGCTGCCGACATCAAGCGATATTTTCTGAGCATCGATATGCCAATCATGGAGGCTTTTGGCATGTCGGAGGCGAGTGGGGCACACACCATGTGCAATATGGGGTCGTTCGGGCTGGAAACGATAGGAATGGCACTCCCGGGGATGAagaccaaaattttgaaccCCGAAGACGGGCAAGGGGAGATCTGTATGAACGGACGCCATGTCTTCATGGGGTACTTGGGCGATAGGGAGAAGACAGACGAGGCTATCGACTCTGAGGGGTGGTTGCATTCGGGGGATTTGGGCCGAATTgacgaaaacaattttatttatattacgGGGCGTTTGAAGGAACTTATCATTACAGCAGGGGGTGAAAATATACCACCAGTGCCCATCGAACAGCTGGTCAAATCGGAGTTGCCCCACGTCAGTAACGTGTTTCTTGTTGGGGATAAACGAAAATTTCTGTCGGTTTTATTGACTTTCAAAACCGACGTTGATTCCGACACTGCTAGGCCTTTGGATACCTTGCTACCCTCCGTTCAAGATTGGTTAAAAAGTTTAGGGTGCCCGGCTAAGACCGTCACTGAGGTTCTTGAAGCGGGGCCCCATCCCAAACTGTTGGAAGCGCTCAAAGAAAGTATTGATCGGGTTAACCAACAAGCCGTTTCCAACGCCCAAAGAATACAGAAGTTGTCGATACTTCCAGTCGATTTTTCGGTAGCTACAGGGGAATTAG GACCGACAATGAAAGTCAAGAGGAACGTCGTGGCCGCGAAATATGCAgacataattgaaaaaatgtatgCCTAA
- the LOC656239 gene encoding very long-chain-fatty-acid--CoA ligase bubblegum isoform X2 — protein MASEFQNGPDQILPAEDSTTTSPDVPVRLRIPETGKAIETTPPVSIPGLLKRTATDFPDHPALAYKAEGKWNKITYKEYYELVRTCAKAFIKLGLERHHAVCILGFNSPEWFISDLAAIFAGGIAVGIYTTNSSEACFHCANHSRANIIVVQDQKQLEKILAIKSRLPHLKAIIQYEGTPTSADVISWEDLLIIGRDQEDEDLERVLKTIGVNECCTLVYTSGTVGKPKAVMLSHDNLTWDALSICERLDVKKGEEVIVSYLPLSHVAAQVTDIYIAMMYAVCIYFADANALKGSLINTLQEAQPTKFLGVPRVWEKMHEKMMQVAAQNGRVKKSLASWAKSQALHYHLNRIKGYVGTNSTISPMLGFRVNGSGWGYCLASSLIFKKVKQALGLSRCTLFVSAAAPLAADIKRYFLSIDMPIMEAFGMSEASGAHTMCNMGSFGLETIGMALPGMKTKILNPEDGQGEICMNGRHVFMGYLGDREKTDEAIDSEGWLHSGDLGRIDENNFIYITGRLKELIITAGGENIPPVPIEQLVKSELPHVSNVFLVGDKRKFLSVLLTFKTDVDSDTARPLDTLLPSVQDWLKSLGCPAKTVTEVLEAGPHPKLLEALKESIDRVNQQAVSNAQRIQKLSILPVDFSVATGELGPTMKVKRNVVAAKYADIIEKMYA, from the exons ATGGCCAGCGAATTTCAAAACG GTCCAGACCAAATCTTACCAGCGGAAGACTCCACCACAACCAGTCCAGATGTCCCCGTGCGTCTCCGCATCCCGGAAACTGGAAAAGCGATTGAAACCACTCCTCCGGTCTCAATCCCCGGACTTCTCAAACGCACCGCTACCGACTTTCCCGACCATCCTGCACTAGCATACAAGGCCGAGGGAAAATGGAACAAGATAACATACAA GGAATACTACGAGCTAGTGCGAACCTGTGCTAAAGCTTTCATCAAGCTGGGCTTAGAAAGACACCATGCCGTCTGCATCCTGGGCTTTAATAGCCCGGAGTGGTTCATTTCAGATCTTGCCGCAATTTTCGCAGG GGGAATAGCTGTGGGGATTTATACAACGAATTCGAGCGAAGCGTGCTTTCATTGCGCGAATCACAGTCGAGCGAATATTATTGTCGTACAGGACCAAAAACAACtcgaaaaaattcttgcaATAAAATCGCGATTACCGCACCTGAAAGCCATCATTCAATACGAGGGCACTCCCACAAGTGCCGATGTTATCAGC TGGGAAGATTTATTAATAATCGGGAGAGATCAGGAGGACGAAGATCTGGAAAGAGTCCTTAAAACTATTGGAGTTAACGAATGCTGCACTCTCGTCTATACG TCTGGCACCGTGGGTAAGCCCAAAGCCGTGATGCTAAGTCACGATAACTTAACATGGGACGCGCTGTCGATCTGTGAGCGTCTGGACGTGAAAAAGGGCGAAGAAGTGATTGTTAGTTACCTCCCTTTGAGCCATGTGGCGGCCCAAGTCACCGATATTTACATAGCAATGATGTATGCAGTTTGTATTTACTTCGCCGACGCGAATGCTCTTAAAGGCTCGCTGATAAACACTTTGCAAGAAGCCCAGCCGACGAAATTCCTGGGTGTTCCGCGAGTCTGGGAAAAAATGCACGAAAAAATGATGCAAGTCGCCGCGCAAAATGGTCGAGTTAAGAAGAGTTTGGCTTCGTGGGCCAAAAGCCAGGCTTTACACTACCACCTTAACCGAATTAAAGGGTACGTTGGGACTAACTCAACCATTTCCCCAATGCTGGGTTTTAGGGTCAATGGGAGCGGTTGGGGTTATTGTCTAGCCAGTTCTCTCATTTTTAAGAAAGTTAAACAAGCCCTGGGCTTGAGTCGGTGCACGTTGTTTGTCTCAGCGGCTGCACCTCTCGCTGCCGACATCAAGCGATATTTTCTGAGCATCGATATGCCAATCATGGAGGCTTTTGGCATGTCGGAGGCGAGTGGGGCACACACCATGTGCAATATGGGGTCGTTCGGGCTGGAAACGATAGGAATGGCACTCCCGGGGATGAagaccaaaattttgaaccCCGAAGACGGGCAAGGGGAGATCTGTATGAACGGACGCCATGTCTTCATGGGGTACTTGGGCGATAGGGAGAAGACAGACGAGGCTATCGACTCTGAGGGGTGGTTGCATTCGGGGGATTTGGGCCGAATTgacgaaaacaattttatttatattacgGGGCGTTTGAAGGAACTTATCATTACAGCAGGGGGTGAAAATATACCACCAGTGCCCATCGAACAGCTGGTCAAATCGGAGTTGCCCCACGTCAGTAACGTGTTTCTTGTTGGGGATAAACGAAAATTTCTGTCGGTTTTATTGACTTTCAAAACCGACGTTGATTCCGACACTGCTAGGCCTTTGGATACCTTGCTACCCTCCGTTCAAGATTGGTTAAAAAGTTTAGGGTGCCCGGCTAAGACCGTCACTGAGGTTCTTGAAGCGGGGCCCCATCCCAAACTGTTGGAAGCGCTCAAAGAAAGTATTGATCGGGTTAACCAACAAGCCGTTTCCAACGCCCAAAGAATACAGAAGTTGTCGATACTTCCAGTCGATTTTTCGGTAGCTACAGGGGAATTAG GACCGACAATGAAAGTCAAGAGGAACGTCGTGGCCGCGAAATATGCAgacataattgaaaaaatgtatgCCTAA
- the LOC100381254 gene encoding BOS complex subunit NOMO1 — translation MNKLCVFLFVFFYVVLRATSDNILGCGGFVKSHVPIDFSKVEVKLLTKQGILKDKINCAPNNGYYFVPLYDKGEYILELEPPPGWSFTPTRVDLVVDGVTDLCSQGKDIDFNFKGFGITGRVESLGSDSGPEGVEVELKSSSEVRKTTTSSGGSFFFTPVYPGNYVVKISTSKWKVYKDSVNVVVAEGNTELAAKSLIIQGYDVVGAVKDEGEPIKDTTVVLYAQTSNTDLKIDGCDKSPLSGLKSANRPLCHVKTNDQGVFTFGTLPYGKYYVAPFYIEQNIYYQPDSIPFTVEHGSVKLKENFEIIGFNVNGRVLKSSNGKPLPKARVFLNGKEVTQTDSNGVYKLQRLKAGTYNLHVIADNFLFKEVAVKMNPNSRIPDLVPTSYQVCGSVVSDKSQSVTFAQIGSTKVITTLSDMNSGQFCEYLSPGKYQVQVVVDSADSQKGMQFFPKVQNIEVSSEQVGSIIFSQLKATVTGKVQCISKKDCQGLKAILKPSGEKNEIVTNISDDSYKIADIYPGIYEITISDNKLCWKSNKQTVNVNNINVEVPTFVQVGYSVVFSSSHDTQVTYKIPGQNQENTIKINKGKLAYCLEKAGAYTFHLKSCHSYESSSVSYNTDSATNEIFLNAQKHTVTLLIESETKHGDVTATINLDGVKTQSPPLPFVKNGYEIQLLLSPSETAVIIPQSDVLYFSPPILSISGSTDCENLGAKFKAVLGVVFQGKIIPPLPGVLVTVETENFDTLMAETDANGVYKFPPLDKSKSYKIAAKKDSYVLVGPNNDGNFLAHKLAEIVIEVVDKNDNAPLQGALLSLSGGDSYRSNLQTNENGKITFHSLSPGEYFLRPMMKEYSFEPSSKIIKVNEGQTVNVKLTGKRVAYSAYGQVTSLNREPEENIVVVALGVGNCSHFSEESTSESSGLFRIRGLQPFCSYDITVKSSPNAIERSAPKVVHVERVSQDIHGLQLVIFRPATHMDLLVKVYAKNPEHYKSLRLKVVCETASSGIVYTGRVDTSSIAITADYNQGVLVQVPPLPLDGKTYSVHLESNLNNKLEPEPETFIANSSFKYVELDFIVKSSMVEQEIKQTSIWTLVLIFSIMFAVYNIDKVSQFLKEMLGGYVSDFLNSANKKSATSDYSGDNDDIDQIVQSINAVKRKPKPKKN, via the exons atgaataaactaTGCGTGTTTTTGTTCGTTTTCTTTTACGTTGTGCTCCGGGCAACGTCCGATAACATCCTGGGATGCGGGGGCTTCGTTAAAAGCCACGTCCCGATTGACTTTTCCAAAGTGGAAGTAAAATT GCTTACGAAGCAGGGGATTCTCAAAGACAAGATCAACTGCGCCCCCAATAACGGCTACTACTTCGTCCCTTTGTACGACAAAGGCGAATACATTTTGGAG CTGGAACCTCCGCCCGGCTGGAGCTTCACTCCGACTAGGGTCGACTTAGTCGTCGACGGCGTTACGGACCTCTGCAGTCAGGGCAAAGACatcgattttaatttcaaagggTTCGGGATCACTGGAAGG GTTGAAAGCTTGGGGAGCGACAGTGGCCCTGAAGGGGTCGAGGTCGAGTTAAAGTCTAGCTCGGAAGTGCGGAAAACTACGACTAGCAGTGGGGGCAGCTTTTTTTTCACCCCCGTGTATCCCGGCAATTACGTCGTGAAAATTTCCACCTCCAA ATGGAAAGTTTATAAAGACAGTGTTAATGTTGTGGTGGCTGAAGGCAACACAGAATTGGCTGCGAAAAGCTTGATTATACAAGGGTATGACGTCGTGGGGGCGGTTAAGGACGAAGGGGAGCCAATCAAGGACACGACTGTTGTCCTGTATGCTCAAacatct aaCACTGACTTAAAAATCGATGGTTGTGATAAATCGCCCCTGTCTGGTTTAAAATCAGCCAATAGGCCGCTGTGTCACGTTAAAACAAACGACCAGGGGGTGTTTACTTTTGGCACTTTGCCTTATGGGAAATATTACGTTGCCCCGTTTTACATTGAACAGAACATTTATTACCAGCCTGATTCCATTCCGTTCACTGTCGAGCACGGAAGTGTGAAACTTAAGGAGAATTTTgag ATCATCGGTTTTAACGTAAATGGGCGTGTCTTGAAGTCGTCTAATGGCAAGCCCTTACCTAAAGCTAGAGTATTTCTAAACGGCAAAGAAGTAACTCAGACTGATTCAAACGGGGTTTATAAGCTTCAAAGACTGAAAGCTGGGACGTACAACTTACACGTGATTGCCG ataATTTCCTCTTTAAAGAAGTTGCGGTTAAAATGAACCCTAACAGTCGAATCCCGGATTTGGTACCAACATCGTACCAAGTTTGCGGCAGTGTTGTCAGTGATAAGTCGCAAAGCGTCACTTTTGCACAAATTGGGAGTACCAAAGTCATTACAACGTTATCAGATATGAATTCGGGTCAGTTTTGCGAGTACTTAAGTCCGGGGAAGTACCAAGTTCAAGTGGTGGTTGATAGCGCAGATTCACAAAAAGGGATGCA attcttcCCCAAAGTGCAGAACATTGAAGTTAGCTCGGAGCAAGTCggttctattattttttcgcAGCTAAAAGCCACAGTCACCGGAAAAGTTCAGTGCATTAGTAAGAAGGACTGTCAAGGGTTGAAGGCCATTCTGAAGCCTAGTGGCGAAAAAAACGAAATCGTAACTAACATTTCTG ACGACTCTTACAAAATTGCCGACATATATCCCGGAATTTACGAGATCACAATAAGCGATAACAAGTTGTGTTGGAAGTCTAATAAGCAAACAGTCAACGTCAATAATATCAACGTTGAAGTTCCTACTTTTGTCCAAGTTGGCTATTCGGTCGTATTTAGTTCGTCTCATGATACACAG GTCACCTATAAAATCCCCGGTCAAAATCAGGAAAATACgatcaaaataaacaaaggcAAACTAGCTTATTGCTTAGAAAAGGCTGGGGCTTACACATTTCACTTAAAGAGTTGTCACAGTTACGAATCCTCTTCTGTGAGCTATAACACTGATTCGGCAAcaaacgaaatatttttgaatgcGCAAAAACACACCGTGACTTTACTGATCGAGTCTGAGACCAAACACGGTGATGTAACTGCGACCATTAATCTGGACGGAGTAAAAACCCAAAGTCCACCTCTTCCGTTTGTTAAAAACGGTTACGAAATCCAATTATTGCTAAGTCCGAGCGAAACGGCCGTGATTATTCCCCAATCGgatgttttatattttagcCCCCCCATTCTTTCAATTAGTGGCAGTACCGACTGCGAAAATTTAGGGGCTAAGTTTAAAGCTGTCTTAGGGGTGGTGTTCCAAGGGAAAATAATACCGCCCCTTCCGGGGGTTCTAGTCACCGTCGAGACCGAAAATTTCGACACTCTAATGGCAGAAACGGACGCCAACGGAGTTTACAAATTCCCACCTTTGGACAAATCCAAGTCGTACAAAATCGCAGCAAAGAAAGATTCCTACGTTTTAGTTGGACCGAACAATGACGGGAATTTCCTCGCACACAAATTGGCCGAAATCGTTATCGAAGTGGTTGATAAGAACGACAATGCCCCCCTACAA GGAGCTTTACTTTCGCTGTCAGGCGGGGACAGTTACCGGAGCAACTTGCAGACAAACGAGAACGGGAAAATCACTTTCCACTCTCTAAGCCCGGGAGAGTACTTCTTGCGGCCGATGATGAAAGAGTACAGTTTCGAGCCGAGCTCGAAAATCATCAAAGTCAACGAGGGCCAAACCGTCAACGTGAAGCTAAC TGGTAAACGGGTCGCTTACAGCGCCTACGGCCAGGTGACTTCGCTGAACCGCGAACCGGAGGAAAACATAGTGGTTGTGGCGCTAGGTGTCGGCAATTGCAGTCACTTTTCGGAGGAGTCAACGTCGGAAAGTTCGGGGTTGTTCCGAATCCGCGGTCTCCAGCCCTTCTGCTCGTACGACATCACCGTCAAGAGCAGTCCGAATGCAATCGAACGGAGCGCCCCTAAGGTCGTCCACGTGGAGCGGGTGTCCCAGGACATCCACGGCTTGCAGCTTGTGATTTTCCGGCCGGCGACCCACATGGACTTGCTTGTGAAGGTTTACGCCAAAAATCCCGAGCATTACAAGAGCTTGAGGCTCAAAGTTGTGTGCGAGACGGCTTCTTCGGGCATTGTTTACACAGGGCGTGTGGATACGTCTTCGATTGCGATCACTGCTGATTACAACCAAGGGGTTTTAGTGCAAGTGCCACCGTTGCCGCTGGACGGGAAAACCTACTCAGTGCACTTAGAATCTAACTTGAATAATAAGCTCGAACCTGAACCTGAAACTTTCATCGCGAATTCGTCTTTTAAATACGTCGAGCTTGATTTTATCGTCAAAAGTAGCATGGTTGAGCAGGAGATTAAGCAAACATCGATTTGGACgcttgtcttgatttttagtATCATGTTCGCGGTTTACAATATCGATAAAGTTAGTcagtttttgaaagaaatgttGGGCGGATACGTATCAGATTTTCTCAATtctgccaataaaaaatccgCGACTAGTGATTACAGTGGCGATAATGATGATATTGATCAAATTGTTCAAAGTATTAATGCTGTGAAAAGAAAACCCAAAcctaagaaaaattaa